Proteins co-encoded in one Streptococcus parauberis NCFD 2020 genomic window:
- a CDS encoding VOC family protein, whose translation MVASINVYLITNGNGKEAVQFYKDVFNAEITNLMFWKDGVPDCPKEREDLVMNAQLEFNGLRLQLSDENPDFEYRAGGNMSAAIIVDSVEEAQDLYKKLTVNAQNILMELQEIFWSPAYANFIDQYGIMWQINTELAK comes from the coding sequence ATGGTCGCATCAATTAATGTTTATCTAATTACTAATGGTAATGGAAAAGAAGCTGTTCAATTTTACAAGGATGTTTTCAATGCTGAAATCACAAACTTAATGTTCTGGAAAGATGGCGTTCCTGATTGTCCAAAAGAACGTGAAGATTTAGTAATGAATGCTCAACTTGAATTTAATGGCCTTCGTCTTCAATTATCAGATGAAAACCCTGATTTTGAATACAGAGCTGGTGGTAACATGTCAGCTGCTATTATCGTAGATAGTGTTGAAGAAGCTCAGGACCTCTACAAGAAATTAACAGTAAATGCCCAAAACATTCTAATGGAACTTCAAGAAATCTTCTGGAGCCCAGCCTATGCTAACTTTATTGACCAATATGGTATCATGTGGCAAATTAACACAGAATTAGCAAAATAA
- a CDS encoding SdpI family protein has translation MTINKKRLLITSLVVIFPIVIGLLLWKQLPDQVPTHFDFSGKVNDYSSKSFAVFFLPLFLLAIHLIVVWMVSRDPKSARLGKMAALVYWIIPVISIIVQSMIFLAAVGPDHSMTLNVNVFMGPLFLVLGNYLPKIRQNYTVGIRVPWTLNNENNWNKTHRMAGKVWVIGGLLLFILGLLNIANGFVFGITLTLMFVVPIIYSYRLYKNGN, from the coding sequence ATGACAATTAATAAAAAACGTTTGTTAATAACTAGTCTGGTTGTGATTTTCCCCATTGTGATTGGCTTACTCTTATGGAAGCAATTGCCTGATCAAGTACCAACGCACTTTGACTTTTCTGGCAAAGTTAATGATTATTCAAGTAAATCATTTGCTGTTTTTTTCTTACCCTTATTTTTGTTAGCGATTCATCTCATTGTGGTTTGGATGGTTTCCAGAGACCCTAAATCGGCTCGTCTTGGTAAGATGGCTGCCTTGGTTTATTGGATTATCCCAGTTATTTCAATCATTGTACAGTCCATGATCTTTTTAGCAGCCGTTGGCCCTGACCATAGTATGACTTTAAACGTCAACGTCTTCATGGGTCCCCTTTTCTTGGTTTTGGGCAACTATTTACCAAAAATTCGTCAAAACTATACTGTCGGCATCAGAGTTCCTTGGACCTTAAATAATGAAAACAACTGGAATAAAACACATCGTATGGCTGGAAAAGTTTGGGTTATTGGTGGCTTATTACTTTTTATCCTAGGTCTCTTAAATATTGCCAACGGTTTTGTTTTTGGAATCACTTTAACCCTCATGTTTGTTGTGCCTATTATTTATTCTTATCGGCTTTATAAAAATGGTAATTGA
- a CDS encoding arsenate reductase family protein — MITFYEYPKCSTCQRAKKELKSLVDQFESVDIKSNPPVASVIKDWMESSDYTIKNFFNTSGNSYKEMGLKDTIDQLSVDEAADLLSKDGMLIKRPILIKDGKVVQIGARTPYIKELFD, encoded by the coding sequence ATGATTACATTTTATGAATATCCCAAATGTTCAACCTGTCAACGGGCAAAAAAAGAGTTGAAAAGCTTGGTTGACCAATTTGAATCAGTAGATATTAAATCTAACCCCCCAGTAGCTTCGGTTATCAAAGACTGGATGGAAAGTTCTGATTATACCATTAAGAATTTTTTCAACACTAGTGGGAATAGTTATAAAGAAATGGGGTTAAAAGATACAATTGATCAATTGAGTGTAGATGAAGCAGCAGACCTTTTGTCAAAGGATGGTATGTTGATAAAAAGACCAATCTTGATAAAAGATGGTAAAGTCGTGCAAATAGGTGCCAGAACACCTTATATAAAGGAATTATTTGATTAA
- a CDS encoding exodeoxyribonuclease III, translated as MKLISWNIDSLNAALTGESPRALLSRAVIDTLVAQDADIIAIQETKLSATGPTKKHIESIESYFPEYVHVWRSSVEPARKGYAGTMFLYKKSLNPIVTFPEIGAPTTMDAEGRIITLEFDDCFVTQVYTPNAGDGLKRLTDRQLWDIKYAEYLAQLDAQKPVLATGDYNVAHNEIDLANPASNRRSAGFTDEERAGFTMLLGHGFTDTFRHIHGDIPNVYTWWAQRSKTSKINNTGWRIDYWLTSNRVADKVLKSEMINSGARQDHTPILLEIDL; from the coding sequence ATGAAACTGATTTCCTGGAACATTGATTCCTTAAACGCAGCCCTTACCGGCGAATCACCACGCGCCCTTCTTTCACGCGCCGTTATCGATACTTTAGTCGCACAAGATGCTGATATTATTGCCATCCAAGAAACAAAATTGTCAGCAACAGGGCCAACTAAAAAACACATTGAAAGTATTGAAAGCTACTTTCCAGAATATGTTCACGTTTGGCGTTCATCTGTTGAACCTGCCCGTAAAGGGTATGCAGGTACCATGTTCCTCTACAAAAAAAGCTTAAACCCAATTGTCACCTTCCCTGAAATCGGTGCTCCTACAACTATGGATGCTGAGGGTCGCATTATCACCCTTGAATTTGATGATTGCTTTGTAACCCAAGTTTATACTCCTAATGCCGGTGATGGCTTAAAACGCTTGACAGACCGTCAACTCTGGGATATCAAATATGCGGAATATTTGGCTCAATTAGATGCCCAAAAACCCGTTTTAGCAACAGGTGATTATAACGTTGCCCATAACGAAATCGACTTGGCAAACCCAGCAAGCAATCGTCGTTCAGCTGGCTTTACTGATGAAGAACGGGCTGGCTTCACCATGCTTTTAGGTCATGGCTTCACTGATACCTTCCGTCACATTCATGGCGACATTCCAAATGTCTATACCTGGTGGGCACAGCGTAGCAAAACCAGCAAAATCAACAACACAGGTTGGAGAATTGATTACTGGTTAACTTCAAACCGAGTGGCTGACAAAGTCCTCAAATCAGAAATGATTAACTCAGGTGCAAGACAAGACCATACCCCAATTTTATTAGAAATTGATTTATAA
- a CDS encoding methylated-DNA--[protein]-cysteine S-methyltransferase — MTLYHTSYQSPLGPMSLVADDSNILGAWFIDQKYFQAGLKQPVFLEKKTHVLQQAINWLDTYFSGEIPVKATFLKAQASDFQAKVWDQLLNIPLGQTSSYGAIAKAIDCASAQAVGGAVGRNPLSIFVPCHRVLASDGSLNGYAGGLDKKEWLLNHEKEILRKAKI, encoded by the coding sequence ATGACATTATACCATACGAGCTACCAATCACCGTTGGGACCGATGTCACTAGTGGCCGATGATTCTAACATTCTTGGAGCTTGGTTTATAGACCAAAAGTACTTTCAAGCAGGGCTTAAGCAACCCGTTTTTTTGGAAAAAAAGACACACGTTCTCCAGCAAGCCATTAACTGGTTGGACACCTATTTTTCCGGAGAAATCCCAGTAAAAGCGACATTTTTAAAAGCCCAAGCTAGTGACTTTCAAGCAAAAGTTTGGGATCAATTGTTGAACATTCCTTTAGGGCAGACCAGTTCTTATGGAGCTATTGCTAAGGCAATTGACTGCGCCTCAGCCCAAGCTGTCGGTGGTGCTGTGGGTCGTAACCCTTTAAGCATTTTTGTTCCTTGCCACCGCGTCCTAGCAAGTGACGGCAGCCTTAACGGCTACGCAGGTGGCCTGGATAAGAAAGAGTGGCTCCTCAATCATGAAAAAGAAATTCTAAGAAAGGCAAAAATATGA
- a CDS encoding YoaK family protein encodes MSKRKKQRYYIHEALRCAITLTFISGYINAFTFMTQGQRFAGIQSGNVASLAMSLAQGQYYRALDFLLPIIVFMLGQSFTYFMHRWANKHAIHWYLFSSFVLTVIALVTCILTPFLPAFVTVSGLAFFASIQVDTFKSLRGATYANVMMTGNVKNAAYQLTKGLYEKNKDMIIIGRNTAFVILTFIIGALAASLLSLKWGEWSLWLVLIPLSYVNYILGKEYYHIQSKIKPFMPSYSEE; translated from the coding sequence ATGTCAAAACGCAAAAAACAAAGATACTATATTCATGAAGCATTACGATGCGCCATCACTTTGACCTTTATTTCGGGTTATATTAATGCCTTTACTTTTATGACCCAGGGGCAGCGCTTTGCCGGGATTCAATCCGGTAATGTGGCATCTTTAGCCATGAGTTTGGCACAAGGGCAATACTATCGGGCCTTAGATTTTCTTTTACCCATTATTGTTTTTATGTTAGGACAATCCTTTACCTATTTTATGCACCGATGGGCAAATAAGCATGCCATTCATTGGTATCTCTTTTCAAGTTTTGTCTTAACGGTCATTGCTTTGGTGACTTGTATTCTGACACCTTTCTTACCAGCCTTTGTAACTGTTTCGGGTCTTGCTTTCTTTGCATCTATTCAAGTAGATACGTTTAAATCACTGCGGGGAGCCACTTATGCCAATGTCATGATGACCGGTAATGTCAAAAATGCAGCTTATCAGTTAACCAAGGGTCTTTATGAAAAAAATAAGGACATGATTATTATTGGCAGAAATACAGCCTTTGTTATTCTAACCTTTATCATTGGCGCTTTAGCTGCTTCCCTCTTATCCTTAAAATGGGGGGAATGGTCTTTATGGCTTGTCCTGATTCCCCTAAGTTATGTCAATTATATCCTAGGAAAAGAGTATTACCATATTCAAAGTAAAATTAAACCTTTTATGCCGTCTTATTCTGAAGAATAA
- a CDS encoding autorepressor SdpR family transcription factor, with translation MGFAETFKALSDPVRREILNLLKDGEWSAGDIAKQFDLAQASVSYHLNILKKANLIEENKVKNFIYYEINTSVLEDVMVWLSDLKGDKKNDN, from the coding sequence ATGGGCTTCGCAGAAACATTTAAGGCTTTATCTGATCCGGTCCGCCGGGAAATTCTCAATCTATTAAAAGATGGGGAGTGGTCAGCCGGCGACATTGCCAAGCAATTTGATTTGGCACAAGCTTCGGTTTCCTACCATTTGAACATCTTGAAAAAAGCTAATTTGATCGAAGAGAATAAGGTTAAAAATTTTATTTATTATGAGATTAACACCTCAGTCTTGGAGGACGTTATGGTCTGGTTATCAGATTTAAAAGGAGATAAGAAAAATGACAATTAA
- a CDS encoding DNA alkylation repair protein: MTDAREKYQELLVRFEEQANAEQASRMAAYMKNHFPFYGVQTPIRRTLYKDIIIADKKNGKIDWDLLNLVWSQEKRELHYFVCDYLKGLHKFLSYDDVPLILTFAKSNQWWDSIDHFDRILGNISDDRIPSLMLELSQSEDFWFRRIAIDHQLGRKDKTDTALLEEIITNNFGSKEFFINKAIGWSLRDYSKVNPHWVRDFVITYQEDLAPLSFREASKYI, encoded by the coding sequence ATGACTGACGCAAGAGAAAAATATCAGGAATTGCTTGTGCGTTTTGAAGAGCAAGCTAATGCTGAGCAAGCTAGTAGAATGGCTGCATATATGAAAAATCATTTTCCTTTTTATGGGGTACAAACGCCAATCCGCAGGACTCTTTATAAAGATATTATTATTGCTGATAAAAAGAATGGAAAGATTGATTGGGATTTGCTAAATTTAGTTTGGTCTCAAGAAAAACGGGAACTCCACTACTTTGTCTGTGATTATTTAAAGGGACTGCATAAGTTTTTAAGTTACGATGATGTGCCGCTTATTCTAACATTTGCTAAAAGTAATCAATGGTGGGACTCCATTGATCACTTTGACCGGATTCTAGGAAACATCTCCGATGATAGAATCCCTTCGTTGATGCTGGAGCTTTCTCAATCTGAGGATTTCTGGTTTCGACGAATAGCTATTGACCACCAACTAGGTCGTAAAGATAAAACGGATACTGCTTTATTGGAAGAAATTATTACCAATAATTTTGGCTCTAAGGAGTTTTTCATTAACAAAGCTATTGGATGGAGTTTACGTGACTATTCCAAAGTTAATCCCCATTGGGTTAGAGATTTTGTCATTACATATCAGGAGGATTTAGCCCCACTATCCTTTAGAGAAGCTAGTAAATATATTTAA
- a CDS encoding glyoxalase/bleomycin resistance/extradiol dioxygenase family protein: MIIKSTTMLYVDDTKAAMEFWTEKMGFVIIEQAEGEGHMSYEIAPSQESNVKFGLFNKGLVAVANPEMNVGFPSLMFETDNLEAEYERMTAAGVTTNPIMEYQGIVHFTFTDSEGNYIAIRQAN, encoded by the coding sequence ATGATTATTAAATCTACTACAATGCTTTATGTTGATGACACTAAGGCTGCAATGGAATTTTGGACTGAAAAAATGGGCTTTGTCATTATTGAGCAAGCTGAAGGTGAAGGACATATGTCTTACGAGATTGCACCTTCTCAAGAATCAAATGTTAAATTTGGTTTATTTAATAAAGGCTTAGTTGCTGTGGCAAATCCTGAAATGAATGTTGGTTTTCCTTCATTAATGTTTGAAACTGATAATTTAGAAGCTGAATATGAACGTATGACTGCTGCTGGTGTCACTACTAATCCAATCATGGAATATCAAGGAATTGTTCATTTTACTTTCACTGATAGTGAAGGCAACTATATTGCTATTCGTCAGGCTAACTAA